The following are encoded together in the Malaya genurostris strain Urasoe2022 chromosome 3, Malgen_1.1, whole genome shotgun sequence genome:
- the LOC131438438 gene encoding CWF19-like protein 1 homolog: MEPKQKILIVGDVNGNLKTFFARVETVNKKTGPFDLVLCVGSFFGSSPEVTELNEYKSRKKCIPIPTYILGPKNEATSKYFSVSQDSDICENLSYLGKRGIFSTSCGLKIAYVSGTEAEHADATKAPEWQFTKDDVLAVRDSCFASKSNMGDYRGVDVLVTCQWPIGIRDEVKNGSKQIAWLANAIKPRYHFCGLNGDYFESPPYRNKPDNNTQMELATRFIALADFGNKEKKKNIYALNVTPVDKMRIIELIQKTTDEIISPYATITFGEEQKGSRGNRSDQYFYDMNSYDDSRGNKRKSQGNRISGNFDTKRQKPSFDQEKCWFCLSSGTIEKHLIISVGEHFYLALAKGPINDTHILILSITHIQNASLLSAEQYAELNKFKSALAQFFKDREETIFLYERNYKTGHLQINAIGIDNNVAWKIKHVLEDKSEEHNLTLETAELPSSPADLPQKTPYFVAELPDGTMMFTKQMKQFPLHFGREIICADNLLNCEEKIDWRQCNLEKEAEDAMAQSFRESFKPYDFTI, translated from the exons ATGgaaccgaaacaaaaaat ATTAATAGTAGGAGACGTTAATGGAAACCTGAAGACATTCTTTGCGCGCGTGGAAACCGTGAACAAAAAGACCGGCCCTTTCGATTTGGTGTTGTGCGTCGGAAGCTTTTTTGGTTCTTCTCCCGAAGTAACCGAATTGAATGAATACAAAAGCAGAAAGAAATGCA tACCAATTCCCACGTACATATTGGGTCCTAAAAATGAGGCCACTTCTAAATATTTCTCAGTTTCTCAGGACAGTGATATTTGTGAAAACTTAAGTTACCTTGGTAAGCGAGGAATTTTCAGTACATCTTGCGGATTGAAGATAGCCTATGTCAGTGGAACAGAAGCCGAACATGCGGACGCCACCAAAGCACCTGAATGGCAGTTTACCAAAGATGATGTTTTAGCCGTACGGGATTCTTGCTTCGCGAGCAAATCTAACATGGGTGACTATCGAGGTGTTGATGTGCTGGTGACTTGTCAGTGGCCCATTGGAATCAGGGATGAAGTGAAAAATGGCTCAAAGCAAATAGCATGGTTGGCAAATGCTATCAAACCTCGCTATCATTTTTGTGGTTTGAATGGCGATTATTTTGAATCTCCTCCTTATAG AAACAAACCAGACAATAACACTCAAATGGAGCTTGCAACACGTTTCATAGCTCTTGCAGATTTtggaaacaaagaaaaaaagaagaatatCTATGCGTTGAACGTGACTCCTGTGGACAAAATGCGAATCATTGAACTAATTCAAAAAACCACTGACGAAATAATATCACCCTATGCGACCATAACTTTCGGCGAGGAACAAAAAGGATCACGAGGAAATCGCAGTGATCAGTATTTTTACGATATGAATAGCTACGATGATTCCAGAGGTAACAAAAGAAAAAGTCAAGGAAACCGGATTAGTGGTAACTTTGACACGAAACGACAAAAACCGTCATTTGATCAAGAGAAATGTTGGTTCTGTCTGTCGTCTGGAACGATTGAGAAACATTTGATTATTTCAGTCGGGGAGCATTTCTACTTGGCACTGGCTAAAGGTCCGATAAATGATACGCATATTTTGATTCTATCGATCACTCACATTCAAAATGCCTCGCTGCTTTCAGCAGAGCAATATGCTGAACTCAACAAGTTCAAAAGTGCCTTGGCTCAGTTCTTCAAAGATCGCGAAGAAACCATTTTCCTTTATGAAAGGAACTACAAAACCGGACATTTGCAAATTAATGCCATTGGTATCGACAACAATGTAGCTTGGAAGATCAAACACGTGCTGGAGGATAAATCAGAGGAGCACAATCTTACACTAGAAACCGCGGAGTTACCTTCATCCCCCGCTGATCTACCCCAGAAAACACCTTACTTTGTGGCAGAGCTGCCGGATGGAACAATGATGTTTACGAAACAAATGAAACAGTTTCCTCTGCATTTTGGACGGGAGATAATATGCGCGGATAATCTTCTGAATTGTGAAGAGAAGATCGACTGGCGGCAGTGCAATCTAGAAAAGGAAGCGGAGGACGCTATGGCACAAAGTTTTCGGGAAAGTTTCAAACCGTACGATTTCACCATTTGA